Proteins from a single region of Oryza brachyantha chromosome 6, ObraRS2, whole genome shotgun sequence:
- the LOC102710134 gene encoding dolabradiene monooxygenase-like, translated as MADGSALYLGLALVSLLVVLLARRGRSAAAHGLRLPPGPWQLPVIGSLHHLAGKLPHRAMRDLARRHGPVMLLRVGEVPTLVVSSRDAAREVMRTHDTAFATRPLSATLRVLTSGGRDIIFAPYGDYWRQLRKIAVTELLSVRRVVSFRSIREEEVGAMLRSVAAAAAARRAVDLRAAVSALVADTTVRAVMGDRCKDRDVFLEELGRSIQLAGGFNPADLWPSSRLAGLLSRAVRQAVECRDTVFGILDGIIQEHLERMTAGDSGGAGDDLLDVLLRIQKEGGLQFPLDMEAIKAIIFDIFGAGSETSATTLEWAIAELVRKPEAMKKATDEVRRAFAADGAVSEGALGELKYLHLVVRETFRLHAPVPLLLPRECQEPCQVLGYDVPRGTQVVVNAWALGRDEQYWPGGPPEEFRPERFADGGASAGVDFRGADFELLPFGAGRRMCPGMAFGLANVELPLAALLFHFDWEAPGVKDPAELDMTEAFGITARRKASLLLRPTLRVPVPPAM; from the exons ATGGCGGACGGTTCAGCCCTCTACCTTGGCCTGGCTCTCGTGTCGTTGCTCGTCGTGCTGCTCGCTCGGCGCgggcgctcggcggcggcgcatgggCTGCGGCTGCCGCCGGGGCCCTGGCAGCTGCCGGTCATCGGCAGCCTGCACCACCTCGCCGGCAAGCTCCCGCACCGCGCGATGCGCGACCTggcgcggcggcacgggccGGTCATGCTGctgcgggtcggcgaggtgcCCACGCTGGTGGTGTCGTCGCGGGACGCGGCGCGCGAGGTGATGCGGACGCACGACACCGCGTTCGCGACGCGGCCGCTGAGCGCCACCCTGCGCGtgctcaccagcggcggccGGGACATCATCTTCGCGCCGTACGGGGACTACTGGCGCCAGCTCCGGAAGATCGCCGTCACGGAGCTCCTCAGCGTGCGCCGCGTCGTGTCCTTCCGCTCCatccgggaggaggaggtcggcgcCATGCTGCGGTCGGTGGCCGCAGCCGCGGCGGCCCGGCGCGCCGTGGACCTGCGGGCGGCGGTgtccgcgctcgtcgccgacaCCACGGTGCGCGCCGTGATGGGCGACCGGTGCAAGGACCGCGACGTGTTCCTCGAGGAGCTCGGGCGCTCCAtccagctcgccggcgggtTCAACCCGGCGGACCTGTGGCCGTCATCGCgcctcgccggcctcctcaGCAGAGCCGTGCGCCAGGCTGTGGAGTGCCGCGACACCGTGTTCGGCATCCTCGACGGCATCATCCAGGAGCACCTGGAGAGGATGACcgccggcgacagcggcggcgccggcgacgacctccTCGACGTGCTGCTGAGGATACAGAAGGAGGGCGGGCTCCAGTTCCCTCTCGACATGGAAGCCATCAAAGCCATCATCTTT GACATCttcggcgccggcagcgagacgtcggcgacgacgctggAGTGGGCGATAGCGGAGCTGGTGCGGAAGCCGGAGGCGATGAAGAAGGCGACGGACGAGGTGCGGCGCGCCTtcgcggcggacggcgcggTGTCGGAGGGCGCGCTCGGCGAGCTCAAGTACCTGCACCTCGTCGTCCGGGAGACGTTCCGGCTGCACGCGCcggtgccgctgctgctgccgcgcgAGTGCCAGGAGCCGTGCCAGGTGCTGGGCTACGACGTGCCGCGCGGCACGCAGGTGGTGGTCAACGCCTGGGCGCTCGGCCGCGACGAGCAGTACTGGCCCGGCGGCCCGCCCGAGGAGTTCCGGCCGGAGCGGTTCGCCGACGGCGGGGCGAGCGCCGGCGTGGACTTCAGGGGCGCCGACTTCGAGCTGCTGCCGTttggcgccggccgccggatGTGCCCCGGGATGGCGTTCGGGCTCGCCAACGTGGAGCTCCCGCTCGCCGCCCTGCTCTTCCACTTCGACTGGGAGGCGCCCGGCGTGAAGGACCCGGCGGAGCTCGACATGACCGAGGCGTTCGGCATCACCGCCCGCCGGAAGGCCAGCCTCCTGCTCCGCCCCACCCTCCGCGTGCCCGTGCCACCTGCCATGTAG